The sequence below is a genomic window from Glycine max cultivar Williams 82 chromosome 20, Glycine_max_v4.0, whole genome shotgun sequence.
GTTGCCAGTGATTTGGACTTGAAAGCGCCCATCTTTTCATGTCCATTGACATTGATAGTTGATACATCACTTGGCTTGTTGATGTCTTCTTTTgactctctctttctttctctgctAGCTCCTCCTGTTTCTTCATCGTTGTCAAGCACTGTGTTTAAAGTCTTGCTTAAAAGTTTAATCTTACTCAGTCACCACACACAGAAAGAGCAGCTCATAGATACAAAGAAATGGGGTCTCTGGTTGCTGAAACAGCCATGAAGAAACCAATGTGGTTGTATCCAAAGGTTTTGGGTTTTAATCCTTCTGAAAGATGGGGGCACTCAGCTTGCTTCTCTGGGGGGCTTATGTATGTCTTTGGGGtaagaatgataaaaatttcttttatttattgaaaattaaaatgatatttttcttttttatatagtaGTTCCTAGTAATAACTTCTGAGTAGTTTATGGTGCTTGTTAATGGGTTGGCCTCATTTATGGTATCTGAATTTCTCATTAGTCTTGCTTTTTTGGTGCTCTGGCTTTGTAGGGGATGTGTTGTAATGTCTTCATTACTGGGAATTTACATTTTTGTGATGTGCTCATTAATTTCACAAGCTCCTCCTTGTACTTGTTTCTTACCTTCCCAGCTTTATGATAGCTATCTTTGGTTAATAACCAAAACACTTTCTTCTCTGAATTTTAGGTTTTTCCTAATTTCTCTTGCTGCATATATTTCTTGGTGACAATTGACtgaattcatttttctttctctaattAGCGAGACAATACCCGTTTGCGAGACGATCAACTTTCTGCTTTCTTAATATAGCCATAAACATACACACATTTCGTTTTTCCTCCTCCTTGCGTTACGTTTctcaatttataatacaagacATGCACTAAAAAAAGTGCTTCCATGTCTTTATAATCTGAGAAGTGAGAacctcttaattaattaatgatatgaaTAGACGTATTTTCACTCTCTTGTCTTATAGGTGAAAAACTTGGTCATTTAcaaaactcattttttcttGTTAAGCCCAATTAACTCAAAGATTATCAATGATCAATCTAGTTAtctttaaatatgttttcaaacaATAAAATGTTGTGTCTAATCATTTCAGGGCTGTTGTGGGGGGCTACATTTTGGAGATGTTCTGTGTTTGGaccttgaaaaaatgaattggAGCAAACTTGCCACCACAGGTGAAAAGCCAGGCCCAAGAGATAGCCACAGTGCTGTTCTTGTAGGGCACAAAATGATAGTTTTTGGTGGCACAAATGGGTTGAAAAAGGTGAATGACACTCATATATTGGACCTTGTTACCAAAGAGTGGATTTGTCCAAAATGTGAAGGGACTCCTCCTTCTCCAAGGGAAAGTCACACAGCAACCCTAGTTGGTGATGAAAGACTAGTGATTTTTGGTGGCAGTGGAGAAGGTGATGCAAACTATTTGAATGATTTGCATGTTCTAGACCTTCGAACCATGAGGTGGACTTCTCCTGTGGTCAAAGGTGATTTGCCTGTGCCTAGGGACAGTCACAGTACTCTTGCAACTGGGAACAAGCTTATTGTTTATGGTGGAGACTGTGGTGATCAGTATCAGGGCGATGTTAATGTGCTTGATATGGATACAATGACTTGGTCAagggtatgttttttttttctcttgttgcTTCTATAGTTTGTACTTTGTTGGTATGGAACTGAAAGACCAAAGATCATGTTTTCAACTACATGGGACTTAAACAATGGCTCTCTCCTTGCATTTTGATGACAGTTGAAAATTCAAGGCTCTTCCCCAGGAGTCAGGGCAGGTCATGCGGCTGTGAGTATTGGAACCAAGGCAAGTTCTTTTACATTCCTTCAGTTTTCAGCATGCAGTGACATTTTTTTGTACTATTATGATGATCTTCAATTTCTTTGCAACTTGGtttttacttattatatattttaaactttacCACTAAGAAAGTCCCCAATGCAAGTTCTTGGGAGGTTCTTAGGTTTAAGAAATGGTTTTTGGTTCTTACTTAAAATTACTATTAGAAGATTAGAAGAGGCTTGGCTTCTAACTGTAAGAACagtttcttattaaaaaaaacatttcttatTAGAAGAGACTTATTTTAAGTTCTTAAATGATTGCACTATAGGAGtagaaaactattaaaaaattttaaatagtgACATAGTAAAATCCAAAACCTGCACTATTTAAGATGCTCTAAGTAGATGAATATTTTCATGATTTACAGGTCTACATCATTGGAGGGGTTGGAGATAAACGTTATTATAATGACATATGGGTCTTCGATATCTGCACTTGTTCGTGGACTCAGCTTGATATTCGTGGTCAACAACCACAGGGTCGGTTTTCTCACACAGCTGTTGTAGCAGACATGGATGTTGCCATATATGGCGGGTTGGTTGGTTCCCATTTACTAcaatttattagttaataaatgTGACTATGACAAttcctatttttgttttctatttcctTCTGCACACAAGATTTTCTTTCTGATATCTTGTTTTTGACTTGTAGCAGGTGTGGGGAAGATGAACGTCCTTTGAACGAATTGTTAGTGTTGCAGCTTGGAGCAGAGCATCCAAATGGGCGTTACAACATTTCCATGTGCAAAGTTTTTGGAACTTGTTGGAACCATGAAAAGAGGACCATACACGGAGGAGCAGATACCAACTCGGTACAAAAGCTCGTGTTGCAATGTTGTTAATTATGAGTTATTGTTGatgtgataatttatttttcaaaaaaaaaaaaactaatgaacaatgttgttttaaaGCAGACAACTCCACGCAATGGGAATAATAATATGGAAGTCTTAGGTAAATGGTCTTACGAAGTTGTATCGGATAAAGTGAACCCTTGTCACTTTGATTCTGGTGGGTTAATACATTTTTTACCTCACATTTaagagaaaattattatatattttcgaACCACCACATGTTCATGGTCTCAACCAGTCACCCTTAGCATGtagaaattttcaatttatgagAAAGAAACAATAACATTTCACTACATGTTATGTGGAGATTGATTGAAACCATGATAGTTTCCGACCATGTAATAATCTCTCCACTTTTACGTGCAACATGAGAGAATCAAGGATTTATTGACCGAAAATTGTGATTCTATGCAGGCACTTCACAACAGAAGAGGAGGAGAATGGCTGTTGCAAAGGTGTGGGATGTTGATTCAGAACAAGAAGAACATTCTCTTTCACTGTCCCAGCATTCATCTCCATCTCAATCTGATCAAGAACAGACCCCAGGTCAAAAAGCAAATTTTCCTGTCATGGATTCTCAGAGGTATCATTGGTTCAAACAGATCAATAAAAGTCCAAGCTATTGCCAGCTTGACAATATCCCAAGTAATAACACAGTTTTGAAGAATATTACACAAAGAAGTGTTCATCTCATAGAAAATCAACCAAAAGATGAGCAGTATCTTCATGTTGATGAGGATCGAAAAGGAGCTCGACATACTCAACATCTGGTGGATATTTGCTTTCATATTTTGGAATTTCACTCTGctgaaatatttttctcttattatttGTAGTTAATCATTTTTCACTTTGGATTTTGCATCTTAGATTGGTGCTGAAGTTCGGGGGAAAGTTGATGGAGCCTTTGATTCAGGTTTACTCATGACTGCAGCTGTGAATGGAAGAGTTTTCAGAGGAGTCTTATTTGCACCAGTAAGCTTTTGAACCGTGTTTCCCTAAAATATTTTGGAGCTCAaactatataataatttctgGACGTTTTGATTATCGTAAGAGCAATGTAACAAACAAATGTATCTATCATCAGGGAGCAGGAGTATTCTCTACATGTGTTGAGCCAAACTGTTCTCTATCATGTTCATTTCCCTCCACTCAACCATTTATGAACTCAAATCATGTGAGGGATTCCCAGCAAGTAACTAATTGTTCGCATGCAGAGCCCTGCCACGGCTTAAGGCAACCTGTGCTAGCTCAGCCAACACCAATCATGAGAGGCACTACTGCGTCTTTAGCCAAAGAGCATAAAATGAGGAGTGACCTTCAAGGGTTGGTTTTGACACTTGGAGGGCCTGCAAGTGGAAACCATGCTTGATCCTTAGCTGAATTGTTGGTAAGGTTAATAAGGTTCATGTAAATTTTGGAAATAATCCTTTGTACTTCAATGGTTCTGCATTTGTGGGATTAACCATGAGTAGTGTAATAGTATTTGGCAGCTTagatctatatttttttatcatgtattAGCGGGAAGagtaatgttatatttttctttaaatcttcctgatactttattaatatatttaatgttttaaaatttaaacaatatttattattcactTTATCTAGAAGTAAGTATGAAGATTGAGGATAGATAAAAAGATTTTATAGAAAGATTCAGAACTATTCTTGTTATATTCAAAATCGCCTCGGAGATGAAAAAATTATCAGGTGATTCATAATTATCATAGTCTCTATTAACTTTTATGCAACATTTAATTGGGTGTTATTAATTCTTTCTTatatgtagaaaaaaaatacatgtcacgtggaaattgattgaaattatAGACAGATATTGGTCAAgaattacataataatttatacttgaAAAGAGTTGATAACATATTTGGGTGATTatcgtaaataaaaaaatcacttcaaATAAGAATGTTGACCGTTATGGAAGTGATGaagaacaaacaagaacaacaataaCAGAAACAGGAGAAAACTATGTCATACAAACAGAGTTTTGCAATAaggtgaaagagagaaaaatgagaaaCAAAATTACGTGGTTCGCCTTGAGTAAGGCTACATCCACTGGAGGGAAAAACAGAAAACTTTTTATTACTAATGCAATATACAAGTGGAAgcttctttttaaaaatatacagcATCCTTGCCTTATATAAGCAAAggacaaaacagaaaaaataacaaaataaacttCCATATGGATTTTGGTCACAGTCCAACAATTCACCACCTTGAACCAACATCCATATAAAACACAAACTGCACCCTCCAAGCACACATGATCTTAACCCCAACAATCAACATTGAGCAAGCTTAAGCAGTGATCAAACTTGCTCTTTGGAACTGGCTTTGTGAACATATCAGCAGGATTGTGCAGAGTGCTGATCTTATGAACTTTGATTCTTCTTTCTGACCGAATGAAGTGATATCTAacatctatatgcttggttctatcaTGATGAACCTGATCCTTGGACAAGCATATAACACTAAGGCTATCACAGTAGATGTTAGCATATTCTTGATTAATTTCGAGATCATTTATCAGACCTCTTAGCCAAATTCTTTCCTTTGCAGCTTCAGTAAGAGCCATATATTCAGTCTCAGTAGTTGAGAGGGCAACAGAAGGTTGAAGTGTTGCCTTCCAACTCACCAAGCAGCCACCAAGGGTGTAAGCATACCCTGTTAGGGACCTTCTTTTGACAAGATCAGCAGCAAAATCTGCATCATAATAGCCAGTGAGGCAACAATCTGAGTGAGATCCATAGATCAAACCTACATCTACAGTCCCTTTAAGATATCTGAAAATTCTCTTCACAGCCTTCCAATGTTCCTTCTGAGGTTGGTTTAAGAACCTACTAACCATGCTAACAGCATAAGCAAGGTCAGGTCTGGTGCAGACCATGGCATACATGAGACTGTCAACAACACTTGAGTATGGAACCTTTGACATATAGTCCTAATCATCCTGAGCTTGAACCTTTATCATAGCAGACAACTTctctttttttgaaagaggagtgTTGATAGGTTTAGAATCAGCCATTCCAAACCTCACAAATATCTTTTGAATGTAATCCTTTTGAGACAAAAATAGCATTTTCTGAGTTTTGTCCCTATAGATCTCCATTCCTAAGATTTTCTTTGcatctttcatatcaaattcacCCTTCAGGCTGTTTCATTAGaatattttcttccaatcttcCATGGAGAAAAGCAGTCTTGACATCAAGTTGTTCAAGTTCCAAATCTTGGTTTGCCACTATAGCAAGCAGAACCCTGATGGATGTATGTCTAACCACAGGTGAAAAGATTTTGTTGAAATCTACTCCTTCTTTCTGGCTAAATCCCTTGGCAACTAACCTAGCCTTGTATCTTATCCCTTCATTTTCTGAAAGACCAAGTTTCCTCTTGAATATCCACTTGCAACCTACCACATGCCTTCCTTTAGGTAGTTCAACAAGTTTCCAGGTCTGATTCTTATACAAAGATTCCATTTCCTCTTTCATAGCTAACAACCAATTTTCAGCTTCAGGAT
It includes:
- the LOC100787222 gene encoding rab9 effector protein with kelch motifs isoform X2; this translates as MGSLVAETAMKKPMWLYPKVLGFNPSERWGHSACFSGGLMYVFGGCCGGLHFGDVLCLDLEKMNWSKLATTGEKPGPRDSHSAVLVGHKMIVFGGTNGLKKVNDTHILDLVTKEWICPKCEGTPPSPRESHTATLVGDERLVIFGGSGEGDANYLNDLHVLDLRTMRWTSPVVKGDLPVPRDSHSTLATGNKLIVYGGDCGDQYQGDVNVLDMDTMTWSRLKIQGSSPGVRAGHAAVSIGTKVYIIGGVGDKRYYNDIWVFDICTCSWTQLDIRGQQPQGRFSHTAVVADMDVAIYGGCGEDERPLNELLVLQLGAEHPNGRYNISMCKVFGTCWNHEKRTIHGGADTNSTTPRNGNNNMEVLGKWSYEVVSDKVNPCHFDSGTSQQKRRRMAVAKVWDVDSEQEEHSLSLSQHSSPSQSDQEQTPGQKANFPVMDSQRYHWFKQINKSPSYCQLDNIPSNNTVLKNITQRSVHLIENQPKDEQYLHVDEDRKGARHTQHLIGAEVRGKVDGAFDSGLLMTAAVNGRVFRGVLFAPGAGVFSTCVEPNCSLSCSFPSTQPFMNSNHVRDSQQVTNCSHAEPCHGLRQPVLAQPTPIMRGTTASLAKEHKMRSDLQGLVLTLGGPASGNHA
- the LOC121174353 gene encoding secreted RxLR effector protein 161-like encodes the protein MSKVPYSSVVDSLMYAMVCTRPDLAYAVSMVSRFLNQPQKEHWKAVKRIFRYLKGTVDVGLIYGSHSDCCLTGYYDADFAADLVKRRSLTGYAYTLGGCLVSWKATLQPSVALSTTETEYMALTEAAKERIWLRGLINDLEINQEYANIYCDSLSVICLSKDQVHHDRTKHIDVRYHFIRSERRIKVHKISTLHNPADMFTKPVPKSKFDHCLSLLNVDCWG
- the LOC100787222 gene encoding acyl-CoA-binding domain-containing protein 4 isoform X1, translating into MGSLVAETAMKKPMWLYPKVLGFNPSERWGHSACFSGGLMYVFGGCCGGLHFGDVLCLDLEKMNWSKLATTGEKPGPRDSHSAVLVGHKMIVFGGTNGLKKVNDTHILDLVTKEWICPKCEGTPPSPRESHTATLVGDERLVIFGGSGEGDANYLNDLHVLDLRTMRWTSPVVKGDLPVPRDSHSTLATGNKLIVYGGDCGDQYQGDVNVLDMDTMTWSRLKIQGSSPGVRAGHAAVSIGTKVYIIGGVGDKRYYNDIWVFDICTCSWTQLDIRGQQPQGRFSHTAVVADMDVAIYGGRCGEDERPLNELLVLQLGAEHPNGRYNISMCKVFGTCWNHEKRTIHGGADTNSTTPRNGNNNMEVLGKWSYEVVSDKVNPCHFDSGTSQQKRRRMAVAKVWDVDSEQEEHSLSLSQHSSPSQSDQEQTPGQKANFPVMDSQRYHWFKQINKSPSYCQLDNIPSNNTVLKNITQRSVHLIENQPKDEQYLHVDEDRKGARHTQHLIGAEVRGKVDGAFDSGLLMTAAVNGRVFRGVLFAPGAGVFSTCVEPNCSLSCSFPSTQPFMNSNHVRDSQQVTNCSHAEPCHGLRQPVLAQPTPIMRGTTASLAKEHKMRSDLQGLVLTLGGPASGNHA